Proteins encoded in a region of the Novibacillus thermophilus genome:
- a CDS encoding ABC transporter ATP-binding protein — protein MDVQLENVDKQFGSVRAVKGLTLHVKDGDMVALLGPSGCGKTTTLFMLAGIYRPTKGTIRFGDKVVNHLRPQERKIGMVFQNYALYPHMSVFDNIAFPLSIQKKKAHEIRQRVHRVAELVQIEHLLKRKPGELSGGQQQRVSLARALVKEPALLLLDEPLSNLDASLRMRMRAEIRNIQQQLGITAIFVTHDQTEAMTMADKIALMKDGALMAYGEPMTLYDRPARLFVAQFLGSPSINVIPVVIQGGRALNARDRSVVTKLGPSVSFQHQRLVLAVRPEHIALTSPYEGDITGKVVLEEALGHEYLYTVDYGGDRLRVRAARPLRVEVHDLVGLKLDWEKVHWFDEQEERVDVHVIEKSAIGE, from the coding sequence ATGGATGTTCAACTGGAAAACGTAGACAAGCAGTTCGGTTCTGTCCGCGCTGTCAAAGGGCTCACGTTACACGTGAAAGACGGCGACATGGTGGCGCTCCTCGGACCTTCCGGCTGCGGCAAGACGACGACCCTGTTCATGCTGGCCGGCATTTACCGGCCGACAAAGGGCACGATCCGCTTTGGAGACAAAGTTGTCAACCACTTGCGACCGCAAGAGCGGAAAATTGGGATGGTCTTTCAAAATTACGCCCTCTACCCCCACATGAGTGTCTTCGACAATATCGCTTTTCCGCTCTCCATCCAAAAAAAGAAAGCGCACGAGATTCGACAGCGGGTCCATCGAGTGGCCGAGCTGGTCCAAATCGAGCACCTCCTAAAGCGCAAACCCGGTGAGTTGTCCGGCGGCCAGCAGCAACGCGTCTCGCTGGCGCGGGCCCTCGTGAAAGAGCCGGCGCTTTTGCTTCTGGACGAACCGCTCTCGAACCTCGACGCGTCTCTGCGCATGCGCATGCGGGCGGAAATCCGCAACATTCAGCAGCAGCTGGGGATCACGGCTATTTTTGTCACACACGACCAAACGGAAGCGATGACCATGGCGGACAAAATTGCACTGATGAAAGACGGCGCGCTCATGGCTTACGGTGAGCCGATGACGTTGTACGACCGCCCGGCCCGTCTGTTTGTGGCACAATTTCTCGGCAGTCCGTCCATTAATGTCATACCGGTCGTGATTCAAGGCGGGCGGGCGTTGAATGCGCGGGACCGCAGTGTGGTGACGAAACTGGGACCCTCTGTATCCTTTCAGCATCAACGTCTTGTATTGGCCGTTCGACCGGAACACATCGCCCTCACATCGCCGTACGAAGGGGACATCACCGGTAAAGTGGTGTTGGAGGAAGCGCTTGGCCATGAATATTTGTACACGGTCGACTACGGCGGCGACCGGTTGCGCGTCCGCGCGGCGCGGCCCCTGCGCGTTGAGGTGCACGATTTGGTGGGCCTCAAACTGGATTGGGAGAAAGTACACTGGTTCGATGAACAGGAAGAGCGGGTGGACGTGCATGTAATTGAAAAAAGCGCCATTGGTGAGTGA
- a CDS encoding sugar ABC transporter substrate-binding protein — MYHGKKRTLLVSLLVLSLILASCSTDPASGGDSGEADSSGDGVKADGDTVTLEVWTIGKPQEEHRMENIKEAAKQLNEQLEAEGEATRIVIEGKHEDVDWNDYKQQFTLAVESNKAPDIILSGHEDVAPWSQAGYIVPLDEYVEEHEQFDDVYDVLWESVQYKGNTWAIPQDVEARPIYYQKEYLKELGWSDEEIDALPEKIESGDFTLYDLLETANKAQEQGIVKEGHGFFHRPQQGNDFYMFYYAFGGEMFDDTEGKLVLDREALLKFYQFFHDTVFEYETTPEDFIGMEWDIWHKTVTSKEAFISQAGTWTVAEWKEQYNLSEEDWENMGYALVPAGEKGGTPVTLSHPLVYMITSESEHPDWAARVLAMATTPELNTKHAVESNHLAILETQEEDPDYANDPFLSDVTYMLQYTTYLPNHEQFGTYDEAVFRGLTAVEAGQMVPQEAVDIVVEELERQLGDEVIIR, encoded by the coding sequence GTGTATCACGGTAAAAAGCGCACGTTGCTCGTGAGTCTACTTGTGTTAAGCCTCATTTTGGCCAGTTGCAGCACGGACCCTGCAAGTGGCGGCGACAGTGGGGAAGCCGACAGTAGTGGAGACGGCGTCAAGGCGGACGGTGACACCGTGACGCTGGAAGTGTGGACGATCGGAAAGCCACAGGAAGAGCACCGAATGGAAAACATTAAAGAAGCGGCGAAACAGCTGAACGAACAGTTGGAAGCCGAAGGGGAAGCGACGCGAATTGTCATTGAAGGCAAGCATGAGGATGTGGACTGGAACGACTACAAACAGCAATTTACCCTGGCCGTTGAATCGAATAAAGCTCCTGACATCATTTTGAGCGGGCACGAAGATGTGGCGCCGTGGTCGCAAGCCGGTTACATTGTGCCCTTGGACGAGTACGTCGAAGAACATGAACAATTCGACGACGTGTACGACGTGCTGTGGGAATCAGTACAGTATAAAGGGAACACTTGGGCGATCCCGCAAGACGTCGAGGCCCGTCCCATATACTACCAAAAAGAGTACTTGAAGGAGCTGGGCTGGTCCGACGAAGAGATTGACGCCTTGCCCGAAAAAATCGAATCGGGCGACTTTACGCTGTACGATTTGTTAGAGACGGCCAACAAAGCCCAGGAACAAGGTATCGTGAAAGAGGGGCACGGGTTTTTCCACCGCCCGCAGCAGGGGAACGACTTTTACATGTTTTACTACGCCTTCGGCGGTGAGATGTTCGATGACACTGAAGGAAAACTTGTACTCGATCGAGAGGCGCTGCTGAAGTTTTACCAGTTCTTCCACGATACGGTGTTTGAATACGAGACCACGCCGGAAGACTTCATCGGCATGGAGTGGGACATCTGGCACAAGACTGTGACGTCGAAGGAGGCGTTTATCAGCCAGGCGGGTACGTGGACTGTCGCCGAGTGGAAAGAACAGTACAACTTGTCGGAAGAAGACTGGGAGAACATGGGCTACGCCTTAGTGCCAGCGGGTGAAAAAGGCGGCACGCCGGTAACCTTGTCCCATCCGCTCGTCTACATGATCACGTCAGAGAGCGAGCATCCCGACTGGGCGGCGAGAGTGTTGGCCATGGCGACGACGCCGGAGTTGAACACGAAGCACGCTGTGGAAAGCAATCACCTCGCGATACTGGAAACGCAGGAAGAAGATCCTGACTACGCCAATGATCCGTTTTTAAGCGACGTGACGTACATGCTCCAGTACACGACCTACTTGCCGAACCACGAGCAGTTCGGCACGTATGATGAAGCCGTCTTTCGGGGCTTGACTGCCGTCGAGGCGGGACAGATGGTGCCGCAAGAAGCTGTCGACATCGTCGTGGAAGAGCTGGAGCGGCAGCTGGGGGATGAGGTGATCATCCGATGA
- a CDS encoding carbohydrate ABC transporter permease yields MQQSENARRAWVPYLILIPITLPIVMMYTWLFVSSFSTGMQGIIPQGFTLDNWRFLWETKQGAASIWAYAVNTFLFAACVTVVELLVASLAAYAISRLNFPGRRLFLSFVIILHAFPSITLIIAIFFILRMLGLYDTLTGVIVVKVAFELPFAIWIMKGFFDNVPWDLEIAAMVDGASRWNVWRKVVMPVVRPGLAALAVFAFLTGWSEFMIPFLFAPNSSTQTLSVFLNMLTSQADEANYGLVTAVGLFYILPVLIFYALTQKYLLNIFSGGVKG; encoded by the coding sequence ATGCAGCAGTCGGAGAACGCCCGTCGCGCTTGGGTGCCTTACCTCATTCTCATTCCGATCACCTTGCCGATCGTCATGATGTACACCTGGCTGTTTGTGTCCTCCTTCAGTACGGGGATGCAGGGAATCATCCCGCAAGGGTTTACCCTGGACAACTGGCGCTTCCTGTGGGAGACAAAGCAAGGGGCAGCCAGCATATGGGCGTACGCGGTCAACACGTTCCTGTTTGCCGCTTGCGTTACGGTAGTGGAACTTTTAGTCGCCTCACTGGCCGCATATGCCATCTCCCGGCTGAATTTTCCAGGCAGACGGCTGTTTCTCTCCTTTGTGATCATTCTCCACGCGTTTCCGAGCATCACGCTCATCATTGCCATCTTTTTCATTTTGCGCATGCTCGGCCTGTACGACACCTTAACGGGCGTCATCGTCGTCAAGGTCGCCTTTGAGTTGCCGTTTGCCATCTGGATCATGAAAGGTTTTTTTGACAACGTGCCGTGGGATCTCGAAATTGCGGCCATGGTGGACGGGGCATCACGTTGGAACGTCTGGCGGAAAGTGGTGATGCCTGTCGTGCGTCCCGGTTTGGCTGCCTTGGCTGTCTTCGCCTTTTTAACAGGTTGGAGCGAGTTTATGATCCCGTTTTTATTCGCGCCGAATTCGTCGACTCAGACGCTGTCTGTCTTTCTCAACATGCTCACGAGTCAGGCCGATGAAGCGAACTACGGGTTGGTGACAGCTGTCGGGTTGTTCTACATCCTCCCCGTGCTCATCTTCTACGCCTTGACGCAAAAGTATCTGTTAAACATCTTTTCAGGAGGGGTGAAAGGGTAA
- a CDS encoding carbohydrate ABC transporter permease yields the protein MSVTTVDAQVTRGEPAEGWWSRYRLPLLFLLPSLVVTVCFFVAPVVITLIISMTDMSVSTGLSGFSWIGLEHYRSIADSPWVPVILKNTFLYVAGTLIFFNVGLGLVIAVATAFIPKPQGSVFRALWLLPRITPSVVYVIMMKWAAADAPYGILNQWLAPLGVEPQNWMYAQPWLFIIALNGFVGASMGMILFSSAIQSIPSTHFLAAEVDGASNWQIIRRIVLPQLKWPILFTTVYQTLSLLTSFEYIMLTTNGGPGFYTTEVWSLYAYHTALSNYYGNAQYGLGAALTAILVVIGIIMSVVYFKFFRFKELVARPKIEIN from the coding sequence ATGAGTGTGACAACGGTGGACGCTCAAGTGACGCGAGGCGAACCGGCAGAAGGGTGGTGGAGCCGCTACCGGCTTCCCCTCCTCTTTTTGTTGCCGTCCCTCGTCGTTACGGTTTGCTTTTTTGTCGCGCCGGTCGTCATCACGCTCATCATCAGCATGACGGACATGAGTGTGTCCACGGGCTTAAGCGGGTTTAGCTGGATCGGGTTGGAGCATTACCGGAGCATTGCCGACAGTCCGTGGGTACCGGTGATCTTAAAGAACACCTTTCTGTACGTTGCCGGTACCTTGATCTTCTTCAACGTCGGATTGGGGCTCGTCATTGCTGTGGCGACGGCATTTATCCCCAAGCCGCAAGGGTCAGTTTTCCGCGCCTTGTGGCTGTTGCCGCGGATCACCCCTTCTGTCGTGTACGTGATCATGATGAAGTGGGCTGCCGCTGACGCGCCGTACGGCATCCTCAACCAGTGGCTTGCGCCCCTCGGCGTCGAGCCGCAAAACTGGATGTACGCCCAGCCGTGGCTGTTTATCATTGCGTTAAACGGCTTCGTCGGGGCGTCCATGGGCATGATTCTGTTCAGTTCCGCCATCCAGTCCATTCCGTCCACCCACTTTTTGGCCGCCGAAGTGGACGGCGCCTCAAACTGGCAGATCATCCGCAGGATTGTGCTGCCCCAGTTAAAGTGGCCGATACTGTTTACGACTGTGTACCAAACACTGTCACTGTTGACGTCCTTTGAGTACATTATGCTCACGACTAACGGCGGGCCCGGATTTTACACGACGGAAGTGTGGTCGCTTTACGCTTACCACACCGCCCTGTCCAATTACTACGGCAACGCCCAGTACGGCCTGGGGGCAGCGCTCACAGCTATCCTCGTCGTCATTGGGATTATCATGTCCGTCGTGTACTTTAAGTTTTTCCGGTTTAAAGAGCTTGTGGCCCGGCCGAAAATCGAAATCAACTGA
- a CDS encoding LacI family DNA-binding transcriptional regulator: MSATIKDVARLAGVSKSTVSRVLSNSGKYSQEAKEKVMQAAKELNYTSNAIARAMVTKQTGNIGFLIHHRHEPVLSHPFYSQLLSAVVETATVYNHGVLVFTDRDIQKCIENFQAQRVDGVILASRMTRDILERFSAANIPVVLVNHSVKVENASYVKNDDYGGAYDAVYYLLKQGHRRIGLICDPDERQRYEAYRQALHHHGVAYDEALVYFTDAKVEQGKQGARYFLGQSRLPSAIFAANDMTAIGVIKELKANGIQVPHDVSVVGFDDIEFASLYEPALTTVKVDKTLIGELAVRQLLRHINSESRNEDLGEEITLPASLVVREST; encoded by the coding sequence ATGAGTGCCACGATTAAAGATGTTGCACGGTTAGCAGGGGTATCCAAGTCGACGGTTTCACGGGTGCTATCGAACAGTGGTAAGTACAGTCAGGAAGCGAAAGAAAAGGTGATGCAGGCTGCTAAAGAGCTGAACTACACGTCGAATGCCATCGCGCGGGCCATGGTGACAAAACAGACTGGAAACATCGGTTTTCTCATCCACCATCGACACGAGCCCGTTTTGTCCCACCCGTTTTACTCGCAGCTTCTCTCGGCTGTAGTCGAAACAGCGACCGTGTACAACCACGGGGTACTCGTATTTACAGATCGCGACATCCAAAAGTGTATCGAAAACTTTCAAGCCCAGCGCGTCGATGGCGTAATACTGGCTAGCCGCATGACGCGTGACATTCTAGAACGCTTTAGCGCGGCGAATATTCCCGTCGTGTTGGTCAATCATTCCGTAAAAGTAGAAAATGCGAGTTACGTCAAGAACGATGACTACGGAGGGGCGTACGACGCCGTCTACTATTTGTTAAAACAAGGGCATCGCCGCATCGGTCTCATATGTGACCCCGACGAACGTCAACGCTACGAGGCGTACAGGCAAGCCCTTCACCATCATGGGGTCGCGTATGATGAGGCCCTCGTCTATTTTACGGATGCCAAAGTGGAGCAGGGTAAACAGGGAGCCCGTTACTTTCTAGGGCAGTCCCGTCTCCCGTCTGCTATATTTGCAGCGAACGACATGACAGCGATCGGGGTGATTAAAGAGCTAAAAGCGAACGGCATCCAAGTTCCGCACGACGTGAGTGTCGTCGGGTTTGACGATATTGAATTTGCTTCGCTGTACGAGCCGGCCCTCACGACGGTGAAAGTGGACAAAACATTGATTGGAGAGCTGGCGGTTCGTCAGTTGTTGCGCCACATAAACAGCGAATCCCGCAACGAAGACCTCGGCGAGGAGATCACGCTCCCGGCGTCCCTCGTCGTACGGGAATCAACGTAG
- a CDS encoding energy-coupling factor ABC transporter ATP-binding protein, with translation MSYLTLNDVTYRYPNGYKAVDGVSMSFEKGESVAIIGQNGAGKTTTVKLMNGLLKPEKGDVFIDGWNTKDYTTAQISKKVGYVFQNPDDQIFHNDVYSEIAFGPKNQKLPPEAVKENVMKAAERTGLTPVLEENPYNLPYSLRKFVTIASVLAMDTDVIILDEPTAGQDPAALDRLASIIQSLIGEKKLVMTITHDMEFVVNHFERVIVMADRRKIADKSKREVFWDFGILEQSMLKQPHISRLSHSLQLQAPILTIDDMIQCLQQKKRAQEKV, from the coding sequence GTGAGTTATTTAACGTTGAACGACGTCACGTACCGTTATCCGAATGGTTACAAGGCCGTTGACGGAGTGAGCATGTCCTTTGAAAAAGGCGAGTCGGTGGCGATCATCGGGCAGAACGGTGCGGGAAAGACCACGACTGTGAAACTGATGAACGGGTTACTAAAACCTGAAAAGGGCGATGTATTCATCGACGGTTGGAATACGAAAGATTACACGACGGCACAAATCTCCAAAAAAGTGGGATATGTCTTTCAAAATCCGGACGATCAAATTTTTCATAACGATGTTTACAGTGAGATCGCATTTGGCCCCAAAAACCAGAAGCTACCGCCGGAAGCGGTTAAAGAAAATGTGATGAAGGCGGCCGAACGAACGGGATTAACCCCAGTCTTAGAAGAAAACCCGTATAACCTCCCTTATTCCCTGCGGAAATTTGTGACGATCGCGTCTGTCTTGGCGATGGATACAGATGTGATCATCTTGGATGAACCGACTGCAGGACAAGACCCCGCGGCTCTAGATAGACTTGCCTCCATCATACAATCTTTAATTGGGGAGAAAAAGTTAGTCATGACGATTACCCATGACATGGAATTCGTCGTCAACCACTTTGAGCGGGTGATCGTCATGGCGGACCGGAGGAAAATAGCAGACAAGTCGAAAAGAGAAGTTTTCTGGGATTTTGGCATTTTGGAACAAAGTATGCTCAAACAGCCTCACATCAGCCGGTTGAGTCATTCGCTTCAACTTCAAGCGCCGATATTGACCATCGATGACATGATACAATGTTTACAACAAAAGAAGAGAGCACAGGAAAAAGTTTGA
- a CDS encoding acetyl-CoA C-acetyltransferase: MKRTVIVDGVRTPIGKFGGVFKDVPAVDLGAHAISEALKRSHVPPEEVEHVVMGMVLQGGAGQIPSRQAARKAGLPWDVTSETLNKVCASGLRSVTLAEQIIRSGDADVIVAGGMESMSQAPYILPQARWGHRMGHVETRDLMVHDGLWCAFDDVHMAVHGSRVAQEYGVDRKSQDEWALRSHERAIAAIASGKMGEEIVPFTVRQRKGAQRVDTDEAPRSDTSLEKLAQLPPIFDEEGTVTAGNAPGVNDGAGAFVLASAEKAEALGLRPKAEILGHATVGAEAPYLATVPALAAQKLLKKTGYALDDIHLFEINEAFAAVTLTSQKLLGIDSEKLNVNGGAVALGHPIGASGARIVLTLMYELRRRGGGLGIAAICSGAAQGDAVLIRVDGS, translated from the coding sequence ATGAAACGGACAGTCATCGTAGACGGGGTGCGAACGCCGATTGGCAAATTCGGCGGGGTGTTCAAGGATGTACCTGCAGTCGATCTCGGGGCTCACGCCATAAGCGAGGCGTTAAAGCGATCTCATGTTCCCCCGGAAGAAGTGGAGCACGTCGTGATGGGGATGGTGTTGCAAGGGGGAGCTGGACAGATCCCGTCCCGACAGGCAGCGCGCAAAGCTGGGCTCCCTTGGGACGTGACGTCGGAAACGTTGAACAAAGTGTGCGCCTCCGGGTTGAGAAGCGTCACGCTAGCCGAACAAATCATCCGCAGCGGGGACGCTGACGTCATCGTGGCTGGCGGGATGGAAAGCATGAGCCAAGCGCCGTACATACTGCCACAGGCGCGGTGGGGGCACAGGATGGGGCACGTTGAGACGAGAGACTTAATGGTTCACGACGGGTTGTGGTGTGCGTTCGACGACGTGCACATGGCTGTACATGGAAGTCGAGTGGCCCAGGAGTACGGCGTCGACCGGAAATCTCAAGACGAGTGGGCGCTGCGCAGTCACGAGCGGGCCATCGCTGCGATCGCGAGCGGCAAGATGGGGGAAGAAATTGTGCCGTTTACCGTGCGCCAAAGAAAAGGGGCTCAACGCGTGGACACCGACGAAGCGCCGCGCAGCGACACGTCACTGGAAAAGCTGGCCCAATTGCCCCCCATTTTCGACGAAGAAGGGACCGTGACTGCTGGCAACGCTCCGGGGGTCAACGACGGAGCGGGTGCATTCGTCCTCGCATCGGCGGAAAAGGCCGAGGCGTTGGGATTGCGTCCGAAGGCTGAAATTTTAGGGCACGCCACGGTTGGGGCCGAAGCCCCTTATTTGGCCACTGTTCCAGCCCTCGCCGCTCAAAAACTGTTGAAAAAGACAGGTTATGCCCTGGACGACATCCATTTGTTTGAAATCAACGAAGCGTTTGCTGCAGTGACGTTGACGAGTCAAAAACTTCTCGGGATCGACAGTGAGAAATTAAACGTCAACGGTGGAGCTGTCGCCTTGGGACATCCGATCGGGGCCAGCGGCGCCCGCATTGTACTCACCTTGATGTATGAACTGAGACGCCGCGGCGGTGGTCTCGGAATCGCCGCCATTTGCAGTGGGGCTGCCCAAGGGGATGCGGTTCTGATTCGTGTGGACGGAAGTTAA
- the rbsK gene encoding ribokinase produces MKSKNILVIGSLNIDLVTRVPHLPQPGETIASRKFQKNPGGKGANQAVAAAKLGANVTMIGKVGTDEHGELLINSLRSAGVSTAGIRREGTTGMAFISVSDEGENHIVLVAGDNNAVRRSDISAMRGLIEESDMIVMQLEIPLEVVKHALELAVGLGKNVILNPAPARDLPAEMLRHVYVLIPNETELQILSGMPTSTEQEIVDAARHLNSLGNQRVIVTMGDRGSFLISETLHTHIPAYPVRAVDTTAAGDAYVAAFAVGKTQGMSDVEAAKFASKVAAITVTREGAQPSLPTRDDVQRYPL; encoded by the coding sequence TTGAAATCGAAGAACATACTCGTGATCGGCAGTCTCAACATCGATCTCGTGACCCGCGTGCCGCACCTTCCGCAACCTGGGGAAACGATCGCCAGCAGAAAGTTCCAGAAGAACCCAGGTGGAAAAGGGGCGAACCAAGCTGTGGCGGCCGCCAAGCTGGGTGCCAACGTGACGATGATCGGCAAAGTAGGAACGGATGAACACGGGGAATTGTTAATCAACAGTTTAAGGTCAGCCGGCGTTTCCACGGCAGGCATCCGGCGGGAGGGCACCACCGGCATGGCGTTTATCAGTGTGAGTGACGAAGGGGAGAATCACATTGTGCTCGTGGCGGGTGACAACAACGCTGTGCGCCGCTCTGACATATCGGCCATGAGAGGGCTTATTGAGGAAAGCGACATGATCGTCATGCAGCTGGAGATTCCGCTAGAAGTGGTGAAACATGCTTTAGAACTGGCGGTCGGACTCGGTAAAAACGTCATTTTAAATCCGGCTCCGGCACGAGATCTGCCGGCGGAGATGCTGCGACATGTGTACGTCCTCATACCCAACGAAACGGAACTGCAGATCCTTTCCGGAATGCCTACTTCAACGGAACAAGAAATCGTCGATGCCGCCCGACACTTGAACTCCCTCGGCAACCAGCGGGTCATCGTCACCATGGGGGACAGAGGTTCTTTCTTGATTAGTGAGACCCTTCACACTCACATCCCCGCTTACCCTGTACGCGCAGTGGACACGACTGCCGCCGGGGACGCCTACGTGGCAGCCTTTGCCGTGGGGAAGACACAAGGGATGTCCGATGTAGAAGCGGCTAAATTCGCAAGCAAAGTAGCAGCGATCACAGTGACGAGGGAAGGGGCGCAGCCGTCTTTGCCGACGCGGGATGATGTGCAGCGTTATCCACTTTAA
- a CDS encoding (Fe-S)-binding protein encodes MSVWLIINWLVFLAVAAYALYLFGYVVYSRYQFISLGRKAPMKKQYDARLKEVWINVFGQKKLLKDKKSGLMHVIMFYGFIVLQFGAVDLFIKGLAPGHHLPVPAYPAFTFVQEIVTLLVLMATVYAAYRRFGEKLARLKQTWKAGLVIWFLTSLMVSILMSAAFDVVWQKETTGWAHPVASLLALPFLGLSDTAAMVGFYAFWWMHALVLFAFLVYVPQSKHAHLIAAPINVFLKRQDPPGKLENVDFEDEEAESFGKNKIEQFDRNELLDLYACVECGRCTDVCPAAGTGKMLSPMDLIVKMRDHLTEKGSAITSRSPWMPAFAFAGANQTAMETAVTRVNEAADRAHPEYDYPVQLIGDVITESELWACTTCRNCEDACPVSNEHVGKIVDMRRYLVLTEGKMPPEVSRTFQNIERQSNPWGINRKERVKWVEGREELTVPTVKQVESFEYLFWVGSMGSFDSRSTKVSEAFVRLLHEAEVSFAILGNEEKNSGDVARRMGNDFLFQQLAAENIATFQKYKVKKIVTCDPHAYNTFKHEYPDFGLEGVDVYHHTELLALLLEEGRLEPRFAVNERITYHDSCYLGRYNDQYDAPRTIISRIPGAELVEMARSRENAMCCGAGGGMMWMEETDGIRVNVARTEQAMAVNPSTIASACPYCLTMMSDGTKAKEVEDKVHTKDVAEILAESVFGPDGGTREKPFVH; translated from the coding sequence TTGAGCGTGTGGCTAATCATCAACTGGCTCGTCTTTCTCGCTGTCGCAGCTTATGCCCTCTACTTGTTTGGCTACGTCGTGTACAGCCGCTATCAGTTCATATCACTGGGGAGAAAAGCCCCGATGAAAAAGCAGTACGATGCGCGGCTTAAAGAAGTGTGGATCAACGTCTTTGGACAGAAGAAACTGCTCAAAGACAAAAAGAGCGGCCTCATGCACGTCATCATGTTCTACGGGTTCATCGTCTTGCAGTTCGGCGCCGTCGACCTGTTCATCAAAGGGTTGGCTCCCGGCCACCACTTGCCGGTACCGGCGTACCCGGCGTTTACCTTCGTCCAGGAAATCGTGACCCTCCTCGTCCTGATGGCGACCGTTTACGCGGCGTACCGCCGGTTCGGGGAGAAATTGGCCCGGCTCAAACAGACGTGGAAAGCAGGGCTCGTCATTTGGTTTCTCACGTCCTTAATGGTCTCCATCCTCATGTCTGCTGCCTTCGACGTCGTGTGGCAGAAAGAAACCACCGGCTGGGCACATCCCGTCGCTTCCTTGTTGGCGCTTCCATTCCTGGGTCTGTCCGATACAGCGGCCATGGTCGGATTTTACGCCTTTTGGTGGATGCACGCCCTCGTCTTGTTCGCCTTTCTCGTCTACGTGCCCCAGTCCAAGCACGCTCATTTAATCGCCGCTCCGATCAATGTCTTTCTCAAGCGGCAGGACCCGCCCGGGAAGCTTGAGAACGTCGACTTCGAAGACGAAGAGGCGGAGTCGTTCGGGAAAAACAAAATCGAACAGTTCGACCGCAACGAGCTCCTCGATCTGTACGCCTGCGTCGAGTGCGGGCGTTGCACCGACGTCTGTCCGGCAGCGGGGACGGGCAAAATGCTCTCGCCGATGGACCTCATCGTCAAAATGCGGGACCACTTAACCGAGAAAGGATCCGCCATCACCTCACGGTCGCCGTGGATGCCGGCCTTCGCCTTTGCCGGAGCGAACCAAACGGCAATGGAGACTGCCGTCACGCGGGTGAACGAGGCGGCCGACCGGGCGCATCCGGAGTACGATTACCCCGTCCAACTGATTGGCGACGTCATCACCGAAAGCGAGTTGTGGGCGTGCACCACGTGCCGCAACTGCGAAGACGCCTGCCCGGTGAGCAACGAACACGTCGGCAAAATCGTCGACATGCGGCGCTACCTCGTCCTGACCGAAGGAAAGATGCCGCCGGAAGTCTCCCGCACTTTCCAAAACATCGAGCGGCAGAGCAACCCGTGGGGCATTAACCGCAAAGAGCGGGTGAAGTGGGTAGAAGGCCGGGAAGAGCTGACCGTCCCCACTGTGAAGCAAGTCGAATCGTTCGAATACTTATTCTGGGTCGGCTCCATGGGCTCGTTCGACAGCCGCAGCACGAAAGTGTCGGAAGCGTTCGTGCGCTTGCTGCACGAGGCAGAAGTCTCCTTTGCCATCCTTGGGAACGAAGAGAAAAACTCCGGCGACGTGGCGCGCCGGATGGGGAACGACTTTCTCTTTCAACAGTTGGCGGCCGAAAACATCGCCACCTTCCAAAAGTACAAGGTGAAAAAGATCGTCACGTGCGACCCCCACGCCTACAACACGTTCAAACACGAGTACCCGGACTTTGGGTTGGAAGGAGTGGACGTGTACCACCACACCGAACTGCTGGCCCTCTTGTTAGAAGAAGGGCGGCTTGAGCCGCGGTTTGCAGTGAACGAGCGCATCACGTACCACGACTCGTGTTACCTCGGAAGGTACAACGACCAGTACGACGCACCGCGGACCATCATCTCGCGCATCCCCGGCGCGGAGCTGGTGGAGATGGCGCGCAGCCGGGAGAACGCCATGTGCTGTGGCGCCGGCGGCGGGATGATGTGGATGGAAGAGACGGACGGCATCCGGGTGAACGTCGCCCGGACGGAACAGGCGATGGCCGTGAACCCGAGCACCATTGCCAGCGCGTGCCCGTATTGCCTGACGATGATGAGTGACGGAACGAAAGCGAAAGAAGTGGAGGATAAAGTCCACACGAAAGACGTGGCGGAAATATTGGCCGAGTCTGTTTTTGGACCTGACGGCGGAACGAGAGAAAAGCCGTTCGTTCACTGA
- a CDS encoding DUF1934 domain-containing protein, with translation MADGITVKTRLQTTQIAEDGSVDRQQSESTGKGWFGDAQWVVCFSERTEERESATTTVKVGKNCLTVIRRGYVTMRQVFHPKKETKGLYTHPYGAMEMVAETERFHRSAGPEGWQVEWSYRLRLNGVEAGTFHMNLTIKPAGTE, from the coding sequence GTGGCGGACGGAATCACGGTGAAAACCCGATTGCAGACAACCCAGATTGCAGAAGACGGTTCAGTTGACCGTCAACAGAGCGAGAGCACAGGAAAAGGGTGGTTTGGCGACGCGCAGTGGGTGGTGTGCTTTTCGGAGCGGACAGAAGAGCGCGAATCCGCCACGACGACAGTCAAAGTGGGAAAGAACTGTCTGACTGTCATTCGCCGCGGCTACGTGACGATGCGGCAAGTTTTTCACCCGAAAAAGGAAACGAAGGGCCTGTACACTCATCCGTACGGCGCGATGGAAATGGTGGCTGAGACGGAACGCTTCCACCGGAGTGCAGGTCCAGAAGGCTGGCAGGTGGAATGGTCTTACCGGCTGCGATTAAACGGTGTCGAAGCAGGAACGTTTCACATGAACTTGACGATAAAACCGGCAGGAACGGAGTGA